The following coding sequences lie in one Heliangelus exortis chromosome 6, bHelExo1.hap1, whole genome shotgun sequence genomic window:
- the RIF1 gene encoding telomere-associated protein RIF1 isoform X3, protein MQPLSSIHVRTEALALTKLEVWWYLLMRLGPHLPANFEQVCVPLIHSTLSLDSAAAVPGTPSRVPATPGLTSATPSQKSGPVPFASPATPRMNLNSSTAGLVMVPSIQLLGIEMLLHFLMGPKVVDFAKQNKLVLGLEPLQHPLINGPSFFCKHASTLINAVQDGFIAIGKEVSECMLNVIWKDINGYVKTAIESGNKKEKQGSEILTLLLQALKNIVISSSLPVQKILSLIDITVKELPPKILGSPAYQVADMDLLNGTPALFLIQLPFHSNLLECCVAEERFFVILETLVGCVLSGPTSPLAFSESVICIINQSAKQVGNKEHLGRMWSLVVNPLTEWINRTNEVNQGDALEHNFSAVYGALLLPVAHIFPLEEFPQPTLKSLLHTWSDLYRAFARCAALVATAEENLCCEELCAKIISGLEGETPVNLPMMDGLTHIISVMVDCINFAPYGTKYQPKTRSPQTPTDWSKKKKEPLGKLASLFKLLVMLLNSFHVLSAKENCSETLISVGPSVIAVLHNIISHVSLPSVIGTMFAVFSKPLAVFYEKTKLADVSKVYSNLNSKLEKLLAEIILCLQSRCTGCYDTELLEQLCPLLSAAFQHKSKQIRNQCAQFWNATFAKTSSLTYPEELKPVLSQAKKKVPLLLPGFESLEIAEESSAPLSDVMENSQLDTKFSGMEVKLGQKRDSLLAQMSEPKNEVKGKSSNGQVTSAKLKLEFSPLKPKSDGLLEEGNSVQFVFIPAEAKERILTEHQKEVLRSKRVGIPAMYNNLDMSQDTTLFSQYTQSQEDSLGKSPLIENAKEDAANKPQEENAKSAGCTNKCDETPKVCTSGDALEDAACLRASPGPDLESSSAPNSEAQPKGDAARMGLEEPSAGEETEKSAVGTASKEPSEGNGDTSSVSSSSTSSDIISGTPQPASRRQSFITLEKFGSSENRPFSPSALSSLSEVSGSAGKQENKNVGKSKAERAGEEHKKVPKSEPEQIFTATRRLTRRQSKMEHHGNKQSKLSGRAEQESFASSSVENSHELSSAVEEVEHILMAQSQALHSTEADIKTAEDTIAEIERTRALDMDSKENTPPEAAVTSEQVTGEESQAQHGASHQKGPRRSSRRRSEAVESAAGSPDKEEGHQKRERIKEDEKSGQKKVPQTEDGESQKENVVSGKTTESANKEESNLPERASAEAFRECPASKGLEEAASRRRSEENLKADTEDQDCNSSAGGQKKVDRPRYHTRRASQGLLSSIENSEADGSESKEEGTRRKRAAKVRNRSDSLEGKLKELQPGSHRNEVSLQGTESKSLLDTNKGELSWEVSTGAVVTPEQCDLKSQVTPAGGREAVGSATTDSHHAQNTDEEKKQSNTLMESSPTLCVSEQESKAPKEKKHVEKKTNTEDCSVVVPENTPGANSPGGDLSSQLPECQQKRSKRLKKVKNCDCCWKKTKQEVTLVTEPKTENTPELKEPQISLVQTTVATPPTSDESLSITPCAMSTPLHPPKEPSACGLAGARSEDTLQGSSIVVVEEDPGGVAGESTDSIVEMEAVADENGGDEQCLSECASDEPGDSSLAAGSPGEEPAATEKEETTQNGQVEEVPEALVVVSKQLNGLEGKWDGKEEAKEEAENTVGGTCPLQEQEITEELVETEIPVPENGALDKEDGVDSISVDSPQKPEGQESLASVNESPNGVQPRCMWSPSASPSTSILKRGVKRNQEDDSLSPANKIRRVSFANPIYQEEVADDIDRRSPIVRSHSSSPSSRSLKILSNIQCKHITTPTKGFLSPGSRNHKFKSSKKCLITEMAKESLPDAAECVYPPLAGCKAPVDVILPQITSNICARGLGQLIRARNIKTVGDLSTLTAPEIKTLPIRSPKVSSVRKALRGFHEQQVKSRGSEEIVVMEDAEKPINNGEDKPLSVDEEKLATDLMEPTAVNTSVQPTADLLSQIQALAAQLTSEELHSYSGSQLFEMQEKLVGMTNCIMKTLQSRWKSPPHESSE, encoded by the exons ATGCAGCCACTGAGCTCCATCCATGTGAGAACAGAAGCTCTGGCACTGACAAAACTGGAGGTCTGGTGGTATTTGCTCATGAGGCTGGGACCTCACCTGCCTGCAAACTTTGAACAG GTGTGTGTGCCATTAATCCACAGTACTTTAAGCCTGgattctgctgctgcagtgccaggaaCTCCCTCCCGTGTCCCAGCCACCCCAGGTTTAACCTCTGCAACCCCTTCACAGAAATCAG GTCCTGTCCCCTTTGCCAGTCCTGCCACTCCAAGGATGAACTTGAATTCCAGCACAGCAGGATTGGTGATGGTTCCTTCCATTCAGCTTTTGGGAATTGAGATGCTGCTTCACTTCTTGATGGGACCAAAAGTTGTAGATTTTgccaagcaaaacaaacttgTACTTGGTTTAG agCCTCTCCAGCACCCACTGATCAATGgcccttcttttttctgcaaGCATGCCAGCACACTCATCAATGCAGTTCAGGATGGCTTTATTGCAATTGGAAAAGAAGTTTCTG AATGCATGCTGAATGTTATATGGAAGGACATAAATGGATATGTAAAAACAGCTATTGAATCAG gaaataagaaagaaaagcaagggtCAGAAATACTGACTCTGTTGCTCCAGGCCTTGAAAAATATTGTTATATCCAGTTCCCTTCCTGTTCAGAAAATACTG TCCCTCATTGATATCACTGTGAAAGAACTGCCTCCAAAAATATTGGGATCACCAGCTTACCAGGTTGCTGATATGGATCTCTTAAAT GGAACACCAGCTTTGTTCTTAATTCAGCTGCCTTTCCACAGTAACCTCTTGGAATGCTGTGTAGCAGAGGAGAG GTTCTTTGTAATTCTGGAAACACTGGTGGGCTGTGTTTTGTCTGGGCCTACATCTCCCCTGGCTTTCAGTGAGTCTGTGATCTGCATCATCAATCAGAGTGCAAAGCAAGTGGGGAATAAGGAGCACCTTGGGAGAATGTGGAGTCTGGTTGTTAATCCTCTGACTGAGTGGATTAATCGG ACTAATGAAGTCAATCAAGGTGATGCCCTGGAACACAACTTCAGTGCTGTGTATGgtgccctgctgctcccagtaGCACACATCTTCCCCCTGGAGGAATTTCCACAG CCAACTCTGAAATCCTTGCTGCACACATGGTCAGACCTTTACAGGGCTTTTGCTCGCTGTGCTGCTTTGGTTGctacagcagaagaaaacctgTGCTGTGAAGAACTTTGTGCCAAAATAATATCTGGGCTAGAAGGTGAAACTCCAGTA AATCTCCCAATGATGGATGGGCTCACCCATATTATATCAGTTATGGTTGACTGCATCAACTTTGCACCATATGGTACTAAATATCAGCCAAAAACCAGAT CTCCACAGACACCTACAGATTGgtctaagaagaaaaaagagccCCTTGGGAAGCTTGCCTCTCTGTTTAAACTCCTGGTGATGCTGCTAAACTCTTTCCATGTGCTCAGTGCCAAAGAAAACTGTTCAGAAACCTTGATCTCTGTTGGTCCTTCAGTTATTGCTGTTCTCCACAACATCATCAGCCACGTTTCACTGCCTTCAGTCATTGGGACTATGTTTGCAGTTTTTTCCAAACCCCTGGCAGTGTTTTATGAAAAAACTAA gCTTGCTGATGTGTCTAAAGTATACAGTAATCTCAACAGCAAG cttgagaagctgctggcagagatCATCCTGTGCTTGCAGTCTCGCTGCACTGGCTGCTATGACACTgagctcctggagcagctctgccccctgctctctgcagcctttCAGCACAAGAGCAAACAGATCCGGAACCAGTGTGCCCAGTTCTGGAATGCAACCTTTGCTAAGACCTCCTCATTAACCTACCCTGAGGAGTTAAA ACCTGTGCTAAGCCAAGCCAAAAAGAAAgttcccctcctgctgcctggtTTTGAAAGCCTGGAGATAGCTGAAGAATCCAGTGCCCCACTCTCTGATGTG ATGGAAAATTCCCAGTTGGACACAAAGTTCAGTGGGATGGAAGTGAAGCTGGGACAAAAACGAGACTCGTTGTTGGCACAGATGAGTGAAccaaaaaatgaagtaaaaggCAAGTCCAGTAATGGGCAAGTAACATCTGCAAAG ctgaaacTAGAATTTTCACCTTTGAAACCTAAAAGTGATGGACTTCTGGAAGAGGGGAACTCTGTTCAGTTTGTGTTTATTCCTGCAGAAGCAAAAGAGAGAATATTGACTGAACATCAAAAAGAAGTGCTTAGGTCAAAGAG AGTTGGCATTCCTGCTATGTACAACAATTTGGACATGTCACAAGACACCACCTTATTTTCTCAGTATACTCAAAGCCAGGAAGATTCTTT gGGAAAATCACCTTTAATAGAAAATGCCAAAGAAGATGCTGCTAACAAGCCTCAG gaagaaaatgcaaagagtgCAGGGTGCACCAACAAATGTGATGAAACCCCCAAAGTCTGCACATCAGGTGATGCTCTGGAGGATGCTGCCTGTCTGAGAGCCTCGCCTGGCCCTGacctggagagcagctcagctcccaacAGCGAGGCCCAGCCCAAAGGGGATGCAGCCAGAATGGGTCTGGAGGAGCCATCAGCTGGAGAGGAAACGGAAAAAAGTGCTGTGGGAACAGCTTCAAAGGAGCCCTCGGAGGGGAATGGGGACACTTCAAGTGTCAGCAGCAGTTCCACCTCAAGTGACATCATCTCGGGGACACCGCAGCCCGCCAGCCGGCGGCAGTCCTTCATCACTCTGGAGAAGTTTGGGAGCTCAGAGAACAGACCCTTCAGCCCCTCGGCGTTGAGCAGCCTCTCAGAGGTGTCTGGAAGTGCagggaaacaggaaaacaaaaatgttggCAAGTCTAAAGCAgagagagctggagaagaaCATAAAAAGGTTCCGAAATCCGAGCCCGAGCAAATCTTCACGGCCACCCGCAGGCTGACTCGCAGGCAGAGTAAGATGGAGCACCATGGGAATAAGCAGTCCAAGCTGTCAGGCAGGGCAGAACAGGAATCCTTTGCTTCCAGCAGTGTGGAAAATAGTCATGAACTCTCTTCTGCAGTGGAAGAAGTGGAGCATATTCTCATGGCTCAGTCCCAAGCTCTCCATTCTACAGAGGCAGACATCAAAACAGCTGAAGATACAATAGCAGAAATAGAGAGGACCCGGGCACTGGACATGGATTCTAAAGAAAATACACCCCCAGAGGCAGCTGTGACATCTGAGCAGGTGACAGGTGAGGAGAGTCAGGCTCAGCATGGGGCCTCTCATCAGAAAGGACCAAGACGCTCTTCAAGACGGCGCTCGGAAGCTGTGGAGAGTGCAGCAGGTAGTCCTGACAAGGAAGAGGGACaccaaaagagagagaggatcAAAGAGGATGAAAAATCCGGGCAAAAGAAGGTGCCACAGACTGAAGATGGTGAATCCCAAAAGGAGAACGTGGTTTCTGGGAAAACTACAGAAAGTGCaaataaagaagaaagcaaCCTACCTGAGAGAGCTTCTGCAGAGGCCTTCAGGGAGTGTCCTGCTTCAAAGGGCCTCGAGGAGGCTGCAAGCAGAAGGAGGTCAGAAGAGAACTTGAAGGCTGACACAGAGGACCAGGACTGTAACTCCAGTGCAGGGGGTCAGAAGAAGGTTGATCGGCCACGGTACCACACCAGGAGAGCTTCCCAAGGATTGCTTTCCAGCATAGAAAATTCAGAGGCTGATGGTTCTGAGAGCAAAGAAGAAGGCACAAGGAGGAAAAGAGCTGCTAAAGTGAGAAATAGAAGTGATTCTCTTGAAGGCAAATTGAaagagctgcagccaggaagCCACAGAAATGAGGTGTCTTTGCAAGGGACTGAAAGTAAGAGTCTGCTGGACACAAATAAAggtgagctgagctgggaaGTCAGCACAGGTGCTGTGGTGACACCTGAACAGTGTGACCTGAAAAGCCAAGTGACTCCTGCAGGTGGTAGGGAAGCTGTTGGATCAGCCACAACAGATTCACACCATGCACAGAacacagatgaggaaaaaaaacagagcaacaCCTTGATGGAATCATCCCCCACCCTGTGCGTGTCTGAACAAGAGTCCAAAGcaccaaaggaaaagaaacacgtggagaaaaaaacaaacacagaagacTGTTCAGTTGTTGTGCCTGAAAACACCCCAGGAGCCAACAGTCCAGGTGGTGACCTTTCCTCACAGCTACCTGAGTGtcagcagaaaagaagcaaaaggctgaaaaaagtAAAGAACTGTGATtgctgttggaaaaaaacaaagcaggaagtGACGTTGGTCACTGAACCTAAAACTGAGAACACTCCTGAACTGAAGGAGCCCCAGATCAGCCTGGTTCAGACAACTGTAGCCACACCACCCACCTCTGATGAGAGCTTGTCCATAACCCCTTGTGCAATGAGCACCCCACTGCACCCTCCTAAGGAACCCAGTGCATGTGGCTTGGCAGGAGCAAGATCTGAAGATACTCTGCAAGGAAGCAGCATCgtggtggtggaggaggatCCAGGGGGTGTAGCAGGTGAAAGCACTGACTCCATAGTGGAAATGGAAGCAGTGGCTGATGAGAATGGTGGGGATGAGCAGTGTCTGTCTGAGTGTGCTTCAGATGAGCCTGGGGAcagctccctggctgcagggagcccAGGTGAAGAACCAGCAgctacagaaaaggaagaaacaacaCAGAATGGACAAGTGGAGGAGGTACCTGAGGCACTGGTGGTTGTTAGCAAGCAGCTCAACGGGCTAGAAGGCAAGTGGGATGGTAAAGAAGAAGCTAAAGAAGAAGCTGAGAACACTGTAGGAGGAACTTGCCCCCTTCAAGAGCAGGAGATAACAGAGGAACTGGTGGAAACTGaaattccagtgcctgaaaatgGGGCCTTGGACAAAGAAGATGGAGTAGACAGTATCAGTGTGGATTCACCTCAGAAGCCAGAAGGCCAGGAGTCTCTGGCCTCAGTGAATGAGAGCCCTAATGGTGTGCAGCCACGCTGCATGTGGtctccttcagcttctccatCCACCAGTATTTTAAAGAGAGGTGTGAAAAGAAACCAAGAGGATGATTCCCTGTCACCTGCTAATAAG ATCCGTCGTGTCTCTTTTGCAAACCCCATTTAtcaggaggaggtggcagatGACATCGACAGGAGAAGTCCCATTGTCAGATCCCATTCTTCTTCACCATCTTCTCGAAGCCTTAAGATTTTATCTAACATCCAGTGTAAG CACATTACCACTCCAACCAAAGGATTTCTGTCCCCAGGATCTCGTAACCATAAATTTAAGAGCTCAAAGAAGTGTTTA ATCACTGAGATGGCCAAGGAGTCTCTGCCAGATGCTGCAGAGTGTGTGTACCCCCCCTTAGCTGGCTGCAAAGCACCAGTTGATGTCATCCTGCCTCAGATTACATCAAACATATG tgccaggggCCTGGGACAGCTCATCCGAGCCAGGAACATCAAGACAGTGGGTGACCTCAGCACTCTGACAGCACCAGAAATCAAAACTCTTCCCATCCGTTCTCCCAAAGTTTCCAGTGTTAGAAAAGCTCTCAGAGGATTTCATGAGCAACAG GTAAAATCTCGAGGGAGTGAGGAAATAGTGGTGATGGAAGATGCAGAAAAGCCCATAAATAATGGGGAGGATAAACCTCTTTCTGTAGATGAAGAGAAACTTGCAACAG ATCTGATGGAACCCACTGCTGTGAACACCAGTGTCCAGCCCACAGCAGATCTTCTGAGCCAGATCCAAGCCCTTGCTGCTCAGCTGACCTCTGAGGAGCTCCACAGCTACTCAGGGAGCCAACTTTTTGAGATGCAAGAGAAACTTGTTGGCATGACAAACTGTATCATGAAAACCCTGCAGTCCCGATGGAAATCCCCTCCTCACGAAAGCTCTGAGTAG